From Chrysemys picta bellii isolate R12L10 chromosome 1, ASM1138683v2, whole genome shotgun sequence:
tgatatctgcccgaaagtatcgtaattcctacagctggagcacagctgggactggacagcttcctccccccaaacactgaggtccagcacctcgccattgctccatactggggatcgcctggcgcgtggaggcgtggtcacctggaaagattcactgagagcactccatgcctggctgaacatacaggaaggggattttcaaaattcccagagaatttaaagggcgggtttgacagttggtcacctgagggcagggcaatagagttcaaagtgatgaccagagtggctagaacaggcattgtggaacACTTCtagaggccaatcagagcgcattaacagaccaggatgtccacactggtgctgtggcgctccaggggggcgcatcaaacgttattccacttgccaaggtggattaccaggagcgctctagctgcAGAGTCTAGGCGCTCTACATGCCTGGCCAGTGTGGATATGTCATGAGTTAGCGCgcacggggctgctttaatgcgctctaactagcaagtgtagccatgccctaggCCTGATATAAGCCAAGTTGAAATGAGTGTCAACACACAGTTGCACAAGTgaactaaactggtttaaaatatgtttaattaGACCAGAGCGGCTTTATCTGTAGATCAGGCCCTAGTTCTGATACACAATTGTGGGCCGAGAGAATTAAATGTATCCATGCTGTATTTCAGGTGGTGGATGCAAGGGCTGGACCCAGTCTTAAAACAACACTGAaaccaaagaaaatgaaaactctCTCTGGAAGCAGAATAAAGAGCAATCAAATCAGCAAACTGCAAAAGGAATTCAAACGGCACAGTAAGTGGACATAGTTTTAGGAAGGCAGTTTATTGCCAAAGTAGCTAATTGTTAACTGGCCTAATTAGATACTGTCCAATGCAgtcggtggtggtggtgttttttttttgttttgttttgttttttttaaatgagaaaatatttgtttataaTCCTTTGCATCTTTGAATTATTtgaggggcaggggtggtgggAGACATGATGGACATCTGAGCTGGGTGGCTCAGGGTGGGGAAGTTGCAGATGCCAGGTGATGAGTTGAATTGAGGGAGAAAGCACTTTTATTAAGTCCCTGATTTCAGTGATTTGAAACTGTCCCAGAAAATAACTTCTTGGGCAGAAATTTCATAGATGCTAGATACTGAAAAGACCTTGTTAAGgtatcactattttttttttttcttcttcttcttcttcttctttctttagtGCTTTGTGTAGTGTAATTGTAAGGGTCTCAAAGGATGGACTTCAGCCACTTCTAGGCAACAAATGTGATgtcagccccattgtgctatttACTGTATAGACACACAGTCAGAAACAACCCTTGCAGTCCAAGGCCCAAATTGTGCAAAAACTTACCTGCACACCTAACTTTGCGCATTGTGAGTCTCATTGATAAGcgcaagtctttgcaggatcagagttcAAATAGATATGAGTAATGCAGGGTGATGGGAAGGaagtattctccccattttacagatgggggaaactgagtcacggagggcaaaatcctggccctgtGAGAAGTCAGTAGttttccactgactgcagtggtgCCTGAATCTCACCCAGGAGAttggagtgacttgcccagggtcacatcaGAAATGTGTGGTGGATCTAGGAACTGAATCCAGAGCCTTCTGAGTCCCACTCTCTTACCCCAAGATCCTCCTCGTCCTTCATGAAACGTTTCCATAATGTTGACAAATGATCATCTCTGAAACCTCGAAAGTGCCAACAGAGAGCAGCAATGGTCAGCTGCTTTTTTAATATTCTCACTGGCCATAATAGTGCTGCTTGTATCTGACTTTTCCACAGTCTGAGGGGAGGAAAGACGCTAGTTACACCCAATTGATtcttctgtgtttttttccccccccatagACTCTGATGCCCACAGCACCACCTCAAGTGCCTCCCCAGCTCAGTCGCCCTGTTACAGTAACCAGTCTGATGATGGCTCCGACACTGAGATAAGCCCTGGATCCAGCAGAACACCAGTCTTCTCCTTTTTAGATCTCACATACTGGAAAAGGTAAAAAGCAACCAAACATGCACCTGTGCAGCCAGCAATTCGTTTGAATTACAAGGCTTTCTGTTCTGTTTCCTCAGCAATTAAACAGCATTCACAAACAGCTGGTGACAGGCCTGGCATTTTAAGGATGTGACATAAGTAATTTAACAGTACAGAAGTATGGATTTGGACTTGGAGAGAAATAGTTGTTTTGCCTTTTATGTTACTTTTGGTTTCTGCCTGCCTAATGTCAGATGCCATTAGTTCATAAGGTCTTGTTGACAGAGAGACATTTTTATAACTGACCCATGATCGTGGTCAGAAGAAACTTGGGGGGGCTGGAGAAACTGTAACATTTTCCCCAGTGTTGCAGAGAtttttatgtatcagaggggtagccgtgttagtctggatctgtaaaaagcgacagatccctgtggcaccttatggaGGCTcgggccatcaatggctattagccaggatgggaagggatggtgtccctagcctctgtttgccagaagctgggaatgggtgacagggaatggatcacttgatgattacctgttctgttcgttccctctggggcacctggcattggccactgtcagaagacaggatactgggctagatggacctttggtctgacccagtatggcgtTTTTTATGTTCTTTAAGTTGGCCTCTTACAGGTACATTTAGTCAAATACAGTTCGGCAAAGAAGCAGCTGTGTTTGTGTCGCTACTTGAGGTAGCAAAGTGGTAGACCTACACTTGGGCTGAGGTTGGttggtttgcttgtttgttttgtaaagCAGTCTAGTGGATTTCACActcatgattttgttttttcttagtGGGCTTTTTACTTTGTGCTTGTAattcccccccttcctccttttATGATGGAAGGAAACTTCCCCCAGAACTGAAATAGGACCGAATCTCTTAGGCCCCATAAAAATGCTTATCACCATGATATTCAAATAGCCCTGGAGGTTGTAAACTGTAGTGTCCTGGTCCTAttacattaacttttttttttttttttaaataatggagatatcctctctcctagaactggaagggaccttgaaaggtcatcgagtccagccccctgccttcactagcaggaccaagtactgatttttgccccagatccccaagtggccccctcaaggattgaactcacaaccctgggtttagcaggccaatgctcaaaccactgagctatcccttcccctcctcccccctttgtgTTTCTGTAACTTACTTCTGGGTGTATATGTATGTTTTATATCTAAAATAGTGTCTGCATCTCTCTTCCTACcccaccctttccttcccctaGGCAAAAAGTTTGCTGTGGAATAATTTACAAAGGGCGTTTTGGGGAAGTCCTTATAGACACTCATCTCTTCAAACCTTGCTGTAGCAATAAGAAGTCAGCCACTGAGAAGCCTGAACAACAGGGACCCCAATCTCCAGCCATCTCCAACCAGGAAGAATGGTGACTTCCTTGGCTAACTGAAGGAAGGTGTATACGGAGCCTCTTATTGTCTGGAAAATGCTAGAAAGTGACCCTTTGTTCACTATGGACACCTGCTATGCTGCCAAAAGACTATTCCTTAGAACTGTTTTGGTGTTTTTACTGCTACAATTCCACAAACGCTCAAGCCGGTTTGTATCTTTTCAGAAATACTACATAATATTTAAGATACCATGGAACACTTAGCAAAGCTGAATGCTGCTGCAAGGTTGTCTTTAAGGGTTTTTGTTTATCTTTCCCCTACCTATCCCTTCCATGAACGAACTTTTGAGGGTGGGTTTTCTTGTATAATAAAGTGTATGTAGTTAATATTTCTGTACTGAGAGAAGCAGTGGTTGTTTGGCATTTTTTAAGTTGATAAACGCCCCTCCCCAACcagagaaaatatttcatttgatatGTGTGATTCAGTGACATGGACTTATACATAGAAGTTTTTAACTCTTTACAATATTTTCATTTGTATGTATTTTAAAAGGTGTGGAGAGCTAAACCTGTACTACTGACATTTTAACCAAGACAAATAGTTTCATCATTCCTGTATGGCAAGGCCAGGTAATGGCAGACACCAGTAATGTGAACAATGCTAGTGCAAGAAGACTTAAATGTTAAATATTCAAGAAGAGTGGAAAAGGAAGGCACACTCTGTATAGAACCTCCCAGTTAAGAACTGAGTACAAGTGACCAGTAAACCAATAAATGGCAACCCAAAAGCAAGCACTGGGGCTTGTGCAGTACTGGCATGTGACTAGATTGAGAGATGAACCATGGAGGCCGCCTGGGATCCAGGTTAGGTGTAGATTCGGGGTTGAAATTGTTGAATTCTCACAGGATGATCTCAAATTTTTTGCCATTTCTAGGCCCCTTCCTGGTTTTGAACATGACCCAGAACAAAACTGTAGTGTGGGGGGCCAGAATTCTGTCCCAGGAATTGAAACCAAACAATCAAAGCATgaaattcagtggagttacgATTCCTGTTATGGACCCTTCCAGTCTTGTGAACTTTACGCATGTTTATACTGCAATCCCAGGGTGTGATTTAATCCAGGTAGCTCGGCTACCAGAGCAGTGAAGTTGTGGCAGCATGACTCCACAGGGCTGTCCAACTGAGTAATAACCGAGGATCCTGGGCAGCCTTGTACAGCCCTcactgaagcccatgctgccatggctacactgctattggTACCTGAGTTAGCTAGCGCAAAGCTAGCTGGGTACGTCcatgagctgcagtcacaccctgcGTGTGTGTTGTTGGCAAAACAAATCCTATGCACATGCCTGGTAAAAACTTGTGTGCAAATGATTGTGGCATTCCTTTATGCTCCGGCTTTGTCTTTAGGGTAAAAACAGCTTTCTCAATGAGTGTGCTGCAGTTTTAGCTCCTGGTTGTTTCATGTTACCTTTATGAAGATTTAACTTACACAATGTGGGAAGTGGACACTTTTTACTTTAATTGGGGATATTCTGCAATGGGCTGCTAGAAACTTGAGTTTTCTTCTGTTTGTCTTTACTATTAAATTTTGGTGGGAAGACTGAGGATTGGTTTGTAGGCAAATTTCAATGCAAGCTCACTTTCTGAAAGGCAAACATTCAGGGGATGAAAAGAGCGCTACAGAAAGATATTTTCCCCCATTCTCCCTCACCCTCAAAGCAGAAAGTTAGTGTTGGGTTTTGGTTTCTTGTTTTTCCCTTCTATTAGATACATAAAATTTCTTAGTGGGATGTCAGGGAAAATGGAGATTTGTTTTAGTCCCCTctctttggtttttgttttgttttgtttcgtttGTTTTTTGTAAACACACTGACTAAATTCTAAAGGGAGGATAAAACTACGTAGTGTACCTTCACCTGCAATCAAATGGATAGTTAGAATGGCTGCTTTGCTAAGTCTGTCTCCAAAGACTCATGCAAGAGTCTCAGCCAGCCATATCTACACACCAACTTACATCTGAGTTAGTCTCAATGATTTTCTATACTTATGGCTGCAGTACTGGTGGTAGGATGTGCTATAATGTGGATCATCTCTacttctgtatttatttatttattgctagacTTCAACCATTGactgcttcccctcctcctcccatctctTCCTTTCCCTGTAGTAATGCAAGATGAACTGTCTGTAGTCATGCACTTTGTATTAATGTATTAGAAATCTATGGAACCTGTTTTTTGTACTTTTTTTATACTGTCCATACACTTGTaatccaaacttttttttactagGGTAATGAATAAATTTAGACTTATTTagaaaaataaagcatttttcttctggatTTGTTTGAACTCTGCCCTGTAATGAGATTTCCTGACACAGCACAGCCAGTGCATGGTTCATTTTAAGCAAGCTTACCAGAAAAGAGACTGAAAGATAATTCTCTGCTCTGAAACAAGGAAACTCTTATTGAACTTCAGAAGAAAAAAGTGGGTCAGGGAAAGGATTCAGTGTCTAGACAGGTACAGTTGGCTCAGTGCTTGATTGGCAGAACTTCCCTTCAGGGTCAGGTTTGTACTTAGGAGGAATCCCTGTGCTGGAAACTGGTGGAGTTGATGATGCTTTTGAGTTCCTAGTATGCTTGCAATCTGTATTGCTCACCAGGACTCAGAGGCCAGCTGAAACAGTATTAAAGGTTTGAAGCTAAGGCCCAggtccttaaaggtatttaggcacctaactcacataAGTTTCAGTGGGCATTAAGCATCTAAGTACACTTGAGGACCTGGGCCTATTTGCAAAACTCTTGAAACCTGGAATGTGATGTTCACTTGTTTTGTGGGAGGAGAATTGGGAGGAGACCCTCGGTTAGTCTGAATCATCATAGTGCCATTTTCTTCAGTAGATGTACACTGAGGGTCTGGCCATTTGTGTCTTATAAAAAAGAATGatgaaagtgaaacattttgagtGAAAGTTCTTTGGATTTGCTTGGTATCCCTAAGTAATCACAAGGAGATGAAGATCCCATGTGAATTTCAGAAAGCAATAAGTTGATTATCGAAGACTAATTCTTACTATAACTATATTGTCAAATTAGAAGCTAATCCCCTAGTGGAGGTGCGTCTGGCAAAGGTAGAAGCCATTTCAATGAGAAAAAAGGGGAGACAAGGCAGCAATAAAGACACAATGCCAAAGCGGGCCTTTGGAATGAAAGGTGAAGGAGTGAGACCGCTGGCAAGACTTGATTGCTTGTTTAAACGCCCTGGggaaagggctttgagatctaaaCAGTTACAGCTATCACAATGCAAATGGAAAGCCTATTCAAACACTATCCAATACAATGGTtatacaaaacaaaaagccccaCAACCCCAAAACACACTTTCAGGAAGTGTTTTCAAGCCTTTTTTCAAATGCATAACTCAGCCAATCACCATGTCCCAGGGGAAGAGTTCCAGACCTAAGAGCCCTTGATTCTTACAAAATAAGGCCCAGCCCCCTGGCAGGTATATGTTCTGGGGTTGTTAATGCTATTACTGATTTACAGTTCACTACAAATTAACACCctgctcttatatagcacttttctcaATAGATCCTTTTTCAAAGGAACTCCGCatccttatccccatttttacagaggGGCAAGCTGAGACAGTGAGAGGTGCTGTGACTTGACCCGA
This genomic window contains:
- the SINHCAF gene encoding SIN3-HDAC complex-associated factor; translation: MFGFHKPKMYRSIEGCCICRAKSSSSRFTDSKRYEKDFQNCFGLHEVRSGDICNACVLLVKRWKKLPAGSKKNWNHVVDARAGPSLKTTLKPKKMKTLSGSRIKSNQISKLQKEFKRHNSDAHSTTSSASPAQSPCYSNQSDDGSDTEISPGSSRTPVFSFLDLTYWKRQKVCCGIIYKGRFGEVLIDTHLFKPCCSNKKSATEKPEQQGPQSPAISNQEEW